A window of Pusillimonas sp. DMV24BSW_D genomic DNA:
CGCCAGGCGAACAGGTATGGCAACATCAACGCTTCGCTATTATGAGGAAAAAGGCTTGATTCACTCTGTTGGCCGGCGGGCGCAGCGGCGCATATTCGGCCCGCGGATACTGGATCAGTTGGCGATTATTGCCCTGGGGCGTGCCGCCGGGTTTTCGTTGGATGAGATTGGCGACATGCTTCATGCAAATGGCAAGGTGCAAATCAACAGGCAGAAACTGACTGCCAAGGCCGAAGAGATTGATCGCTCGATTAAGCAATTGAAAGCGGTACGCGACGGCTTGCGCCATGCGGCCAATTGTCCGGAAAAGAGTCATCTTGATTGCCCGACTTTTCGCCGGCTTATGGATGCGGCCGGTTCGGGGCAGCTTAAGCCGTTAATACCGGCGGTGATAAAAAACCGCTAACGCGACGACTTTGACTATGAAACGGGAGCAGCGCCATGCGCCAGATACTGCTTGTTGTTGATGTGCAATCAACCTTTTCACCGCCCAATTGGCTGGTCGCGGGTATTGGACGCGTGATTGAACGTATCCCCTCTATTGCCACAATTGAATTACACGACGAGGCGCACACACCCTTCCAGAGTCAGTTGGGCTGGCGGCCTGCAGCGCAAGACACGTGTTTGGTGGTGCCGGATCAGGTATTCGTTAAGCATGGTTATACGCCGCCTGCCGAAGTGTTGGCCTATTTGAAGCGCTTTAATCCAGACCGCGTCCTGGTGTGTGGTGTTCAAACGGAAACGTGTGTGTTGGCGGCGGGGTTTGCGCTGTTTGATGCCGGGTTGCATCCCACGCTGGTAACGGATTTAACGGTTGGTTCGTCGTTAGACCGGTCGGGGCAGCTTGGTATTAGTTTGTGGGAACATCATTTCCGCAATACGGTGTCGTCTGATCAGTTGCTCGCGGGTTTTGATTAAACGGGGAATTGCTCAATGGTTTGCCGCAGGCGTAGCAGGGTGGGCTCCAATTGTGCCAAAGGCACCGAACTCAAACCAATTCGAAGAGCGTGCGGTACATGGGGTGTGGTGGCATAGGCCTCGGCTTTCGAGACGGCAATCTCGTTCTTGGCTAATGCGGCGGCAATTCTGTCGGCGCGCAAATCTTCGGGTAAGGGCAGCCACAAGAATAGCGCGTTGGGGTGCGCGGTGAACGCCATGTTACCCAGTATTTTTCTTGCAATGGCCTGGCGTTGTTGCGCGTCGGCACGCATGTGTTTTTCGTGTTTTGTTACCGCGCCGCTTGCGATCCAGCGCGTGGCCATGGCGGTGATGATGCTGGGCGCACTCCAGTAGGTGGCGCGGATGACCGACCTGAATTGTTTTGCATAGGTATCCGGTACCACCACAAAGCCGAAGCGCAGGCCGCTTGCCAGGCTTTTCGACAAGCTGGAAACATAAATGGTGCGTTCCGGCGCCAGCGTTGCGAGTGGGGGCGGCGATTTACCGGCCAGGAAGGCGTACGACGCATCTTCAATCAGCATGCAGTTGTGCTGCCGGGCGATGTTCGCCAATTGGTGTCGCTGTTGGGCCGTTAGCACCCAGCCCAGGGGGTTGTGCAGGGTGGGCATGGCATAGATTGCCCGAATGCGTTCGCGGCGGCATAGCGCGTTGAGCGCGTCCAGGTCGGGGCCGCCGGCGTGGTAGGTAATGGGCTTCAATGCCAGGCCATGCAGGTGCGCCGCCATTTTGAAGCCGGGGTAGGTTAAGGCATCGACCGCAACGCAATCGTGCGGGCGTAACAAGGTGCGTATGGCAACATCCAACCCTTGTTGCGCACCGTTCACCAGGAAAACCTGTTCTGCTTTGGTTTGAATGCGGCGTTCCGCAGTTAGGAAATCGGCAACGATTTCCCGTTCGTGGCGCCGGCCGCCGGGCGGTTGCTGATGCATGAGTGCGGCTAGATCGCCCGAGACTGCCAGTTCACGCAGCATGGTTCGCAGCAGGTCGGCTTGGCCGGCCCAGGTGGGGTGGTTGAATGAAAGGTCTGCGGCGGTGCGGCTTAATCTGGCTTCGTCATCGCTGTCCCACTCGCGTTGCAGGGGGCGATCGCGCACAAAGGTGCCGCGCCCTGTTTCACCAATAACCAGCCCCATGGCAGTGAGTTGTGCGTAGACCTTGCTGGCCGAGGCAACAGCCACACCATGCCGGGCGGCCAGTTGGCGATGGGTGGGCAACGCGCCGCCGGGCGGCAGCTTTCCGCTTTGAATATCGCCCGCCAGTAACTGCACGATAGACTTTACGGTCGACGTCGACACCATCAATGTACCTAGGACAATTTTTTGATTGTTCTATTTTAGCCGTTCAAACTATCTCCCTGCCAAGATTGATCTGTCAAAGGAGTGTTTATGTCCCGCGTCGCCATTTCCTCAGGCACCCACCCTGTTCCCGTTCTTGAGTTTCTGCGCCGGCAATTGAACGGCACGTTGAAGGAAGGCGATGTAACGCATATGCGTTACCCCACGGCTATTTCCCAATTGCTGGGGTTTCGTATTGTTGAGATCGGTGAAGGCACCGCAGTGCTGCAATTCGAAGCGAACGCCGAAATACACGGCAATCAGCAAGGCACCGTGCATGGGGGGTTACTGTGCGAATTGGCCGACGCTGCGATTGGCACGGCGCATTCCACCTTAATGCAGGAAGGCGAAAGCTTTACCAGCATTGACCTGAAAGCCAATTTTCTGCGCCCTGTTTGGGTCTCTACGTTGCGCGCCAGTGCCTGTGCCTCGCACCGCGGACGCACGATTAGTCATTACCAATGTGAAATCAGGCGCAATGAAGACAACAAGGTGGTGGGAACGGTTGAAAGCGTGGTGATGACGTTAAGGGGGGATGCGGCGAAGGGGCGTTGAAACGGAATCAACGGTGGTTGCATCTAATGGGTAAGACGTGGCGATTCCCGTCACGCACTTTTGGAGCATCCTCATGATTCGTCCTGTTATTGCTGCAGCTGCAACAGCTGCTACGTTTGCTTTTGCCATCGGCGGTGTTGCCGCCGCAGAGCCTTCCGTTTTGCACGCTCCTCCCCCCGCGCCACACAAAGCGGTGAGTTCATTGGTGAAACTGCCGGATTTCATTCCGGGTATGGGGCAGCTTTTTGTCGATCCAGATAGCTTGCCCGCCGGCCCTTTTCTGGGATACGACCGCGACGGTAAGCTGGTTAATACCACCTATATGATTCCGTTGTCGCTGATGACGCCGGAAATGAATCTGAATGATCTAAACGCGCCTGCAGGGTCGGTTGATCACGTTGATATTGTGTATAACGCGGGCCACCCCGGCGTTGCAGAGCCACACATTCATATCGTGCTTTGGAATGTGCCGACGAATGGGGAAAGTCGGGTTGCCAAATGAAAGCGTTCGTCGATAATGCGCGCCGGCGCGTTTTGCTCTCGGGTGGCGCCGGTTTGTTGCTGTCAGCCCTTTCTTCCAGGCGTTCTGTTGCCGCTGAAGCGGTTGAAATCAGCATGTCCGGCGCTGCATCTGGCGCACATGTTTGGTTTCGTCCACGTGGTTTGTTCATACAACCCGGCCAAACCGTTAGATGGGTCAATCATGAGGTGGGAAATGTTCATACGGTCACCGCCTATCATCCCGACAATGGCAAACCCCTGCGAATTCCCGACGGAGCCGCGTCTTGGGATTCCGGCTACTTAATGCCCGACGAATCTTTTGCACTGCAGTTCGATAAGCCGGGTATTTACGACTACTTTTGTATCCCCCATGAGCATGCGGGAATGGTCGGCCGAATCGTGGTTGGACATGTCGATGCCTCAGTGCGGCCCTACGCCACGACCGACGCGCTATTGCCGGCTGCGGCGGTTGCCGGTTTTCCCGATGTCGCCGGCATTCTAAAGAATAGAGATTAAATTTACCCATGCTTGCAACCTTACCGACCCCTTCCACAGAAAATCGTCCTTTTATGGGAAGCTCACGCGTCTCAGATCGGATCCGCTCTCGACTGCTTGCAGCCGGGCACCGCTATCATGCCAATGACAATATTGCTGCGTTTATAGAGAACGGCGAAATGCACGCGATGCATGCAGAAGTCGAAAATTGTGTGCGTGAAATGCTCAAGGCCCTGGTGATCGATGTTGAGAATGACCACAATACCGCCGACACCGCAAAACGTGTTGCCAAAATGTTTATTCGCGAAGTGTTCCAAGGGCGCTATGAACAAGCGCCTTCAATAACGGCGTTTCCAAATATCTCACAACTAAACGAGCTGATGGTTGTGGGGCCGATTAGGGTACGTAGCGCTTGCTCACATCATTTGTGCCCTATTATGGGCAAGGTGTGGATCGGTGTGCGGCCCAACGCATCGTCAGACTTAATTGGTTTGTCCAAGTACGCGCGTATTTGTGAGTGGATTATGAGCCGCCCGCAAATACAGGAGGAAGCGGTTGTGATGCTTGCCGATGAATTGGAAGGGCATATAAAGCCGGATGGTTTGGCCGTGGTGATGGAAGCGAGCCATTTTTGTATGCACTGGCGAGGCATTAAGGACGATGGCGCGTTGATGAAAAACGTTGTCATGCGCGGTGCTTTCAAAGATGATAAAGCACTTCGGGACGAGTTCTATAGGCATTTAATTTAGGGTTGCCATGCAAACCACACAATTAAAAACACCCCTCATTTACTCAGAAGCTACGCCGGAAAAAGAACTCATTGCGTCTGCTGCGTTTGGCAACGACGAAGCCTTTGAAATGATTATGCGCCGCCATAATCGGTTGCTATTTAGAACAGCGCGCAGCATTTTGAACAGTGATACAGAGGCCGAAGATGCGCTGCAGGAGGCTTATTTGCGGGCCTGGCAAGCGTTACCCAATTTTCGCCTGGAGGCCAAACTTTCAACTTGGTTAGTACAAATTGTCGTGAACGAGGCGCTTGGGCGACTGCGGCGTAAAAGTGCTCAAATTATTCCTTTGGATACCACCATCAATTCATCTGATCCTGAAGTGCAGGCCTCGTTAATGGATAAGTCCGACCAACAGCCTGAACGGTTTGCAATGCGGGCGCAGTTGCGCAAGATAATAGAGGCGCATATTGAGCAGCTGCCCGACTTGTACCGAACAGTGTTTGTGTTACGTGCCGTGGAGGAGTTAACGACACAAGAAGTTGCGTTGGCATTAAAAATGCCGGAGGCAACCGTGCGTATTCGATACCATCGAGCCCGCAGCCTTTTGCGTGCGAGTTTGGCGAACGATATTGATATAACGCTGGACGATGCATTTTCATTCGACGGCGCACGTTGCGATCGCATCGTTAATGCCGTGTTGGCAAGGGGTAAGTCTTTACATTTTCCTCGAAAGCGCGGCCCGATTGATCAGGAGCTAACGTAACTTGCTCTGGCTGAGCCGGGATGACTCACCCTGCTGCCGGCCAGTTGTTGATTACTTCTTAATCGTCGTTGCTTCTGCTAGCATTGTCTCCAAAACCACTAAAGGAGACGCACCATGACGCAATTAACTTATGTGTTGGTTCACGGGGCTTGGCATACGGGGGCGGAGCTTGAGCCCACGGCAGAGCATCTTCGTTCGCGCGGCCATTTGGTCATGTGCCCTACTTTGGCGGGAAACCGGCCCGGCGATGATCGTGCCACGATTGGCTTGGAGGACGCGGCGCAGTCGCTGGCGGCATACCTCGACGAACATGATTTGAACGAGGTGCGCCTGGTGGGGCATAGCTACGGCGGTATGGTGATTTCGCGGGTGGCGGATTTACGCCCCGAACGTTTGGCACGCTTGGTTTATGTGAATGCGTTTGTGCCTGATCCCGGCGAGGCGCTGAATGATTTAGTACCGCCGCATTATGTTGAGCTTTTCGATGCGGTTTCAGCGCAGAACAATGGTGCGGTGATGTTGCCGTTTCCGGTATGGCGCGAGGCTTTCATTAATGATGCTTCGCTAAGCTTGGCCACCAGCGCCTATGAAAAGCTGAATCCGCATCCATATAAAACGTTTCAAGACGGCATTGTGTTAAGCCAACCTATGGCGGCCAGCCCTGTTCCGAAGAGTTATGTGAATTGTCGCGAAGACACCGCATTGCCGCAAAGCCTGGGATGGCATCCACGCTTGTCGGAGAAGCTGGGGCTGTTTCGTTATGTTGAGTGCAGCGGAAGCCACGAGGTGTGGTTTACCGACCCGCAGGCGATTGCCGATGCCATTGAAAAAGCGGGGCGTGATTAGTGCATTTGCGGGCGCAGGTCTAGACTTCACACCACGCTTCGTTTCATAATGGTTTCATTATTCTGATGTAGTTTGCTAAACAAGCAGCGCCCACCACTGTGGGCGTAACAATTAAGGGGCGATGCAAATGGGCATTAAGCGTAGGGATTTCATCAAGGGCTGCGCTGCGGCGGGAACGTTAATGGTGCCGGGCATGGCCATGGCCGCACAAGTGGCTAATGCAAATAATGTGCAGAACGCCGCAATGAACGCACGTATTGAAAAATCAATCAAAGCAAGCTTCGGCGGGGGCTTTTCGGTACAGGCCCATACGCAATCCGCCGGGCTTACCTACGCCAACATCGAGCATTTTGGTAACCGGTATAAGGTTGCATCGGCCGACTTGCTCGATTGGAAGATCGTGAGCGCCGTTTAGGCAACCTTATTTTTTAAGCATAATTTTTAAAGGAAATAAGCCGTGTCCGAACAGATTAAGCGCATTCGCATCCATCCAGGTATCGGTCTTGCCCGTCTGGGAAATAGTGACGAGTTTTTTATTGGTCCTGAGGCGCCGGGGGTGGTGGTGGATCCAGGTGGCAGCGGCGGCCCAGGGCCCAACGGCGGCACCTACCGCGATGGCCAGGCGCGGTTGAAGCGTCAGGCGCAGCGCTACCGGGTGTATGCCTACGACGCCAACGATAAAGTTATCGGCGAGCTAACGTCCGACTCAGACGCGGTTAAATCCTTGCGTTGGCGGGTTCACGTGCGCAATATGAAGTCGGCCAATTATGCGTTTCAGGGCGCTTATTTGTTCGACCCTGATAAGTTGCGCAACCCATCTATTCAGCCAGGCAAGAAGCCCATTGAGCGCGACCAATTAATTATTGATCCGGGTGTGCACACGATTGCTTCGGGTCAGAAAGACCCGGTCGTCATGAAGGGCGATGTCTTCACGGGTATTGAAAAAGGCACCTTGCCCGGAGAGTTGCGTTTTGAAGGGTTTACGCCGAAGGATCCTTCCAAGGAAGTGGAGGTCACCTACACTGCGGCGAAAGATATTGAACTGGGCCAGCTTCGTCTGGACGATAAAGATCGATTGGTGTTTGTGGCCGCGCCGGGGAAAGGTGAAAGTGTCACCACGCCCAAGGTGATTATGTCGAACCCCAGTGAAACCATGTCGCCGCCGAATGGGCCCGATAATGGCCAGAACCCGCTAACGAACCAGTTTGCTTATTTCAATATTCCAGGTTGGTGGGACGACACCTGTGGCGGTGAAATCGACGTTACCGTGACGTTGAACGACGGCACGGTGCTGAGCACGCGCGACAACGTGAAATCGGAAACGGACGACGGCACGCGCAATCCCACGAATGGGGCCTGGGTTGTCACCGCTCCGCCGAAGTATTCGCCTTATATGTATCATGTGGTGTCGATTCGCGATCGCGTGTACGAGGCTTTCCCTGAGTCTTACCCTTACGCCAACCAGAAAACGAATTTCTATCGCGATGTGTATCCGATCTTCGCCAATGCGGTGAACTATGGTTGGGTTAGCGCCGAGGCGGCGGGCCTTACGGGTGAAACAAAGGGGCGCGCCCATGGCCCGAATCAACCGGGTAATTTGCTGAATGCCGATTATCTGAAGTTGTTGTCCGACCCAAGCGAACAGATGAAGCCCATTCGGCAACGAATTTATAGCTTAATGCGTCATGCGCCAGGGAAGAACAGCAAGCTCGTTGATTCGCTCATGCCGCCTCCGCCTCAGCGGCCGACTAGTTGGAAGAACGAAGAGTTCCAGCGCGAAGAAGACGCCTCCAAAATGCCCAAGTTGTGGGGTACGGGCGGTAAACCTTTGCAGAATGAGCAATTGGGTATCGACTTGCCAGACCAGTTCCTGAGCCTGACCGATTGGCAGTTGAAACACATGCAGAATTGGGCCGACGGTAACTTCGATGTTGGCACACCCATTGAACCCAAACCGTTTGATCAGTTGCCGTTGAACGAGCAACCGCATGCGTTGGATAGTTCAGCACTTGAACCCACTATTGGGGGCGGTTTCCACCCAGGTATCGAGTTTCCTTACTTGATTATTTACCGCGAGTATTTTGCTGAGGCGTTTCGTGTGGGTAAAGATGTCGAGGCGGGTTCGCTGGCCGCGTATATGTCCAGCCCGTGGCAGGGCGACTTCTGGTCATGCAACGAAGCTTG
This region includes:
- a CDS encoding helix-turn-helix domain-containing protein; the encoded protein is MDISEVARRTGMATSTLRYYEEKGLIHSVGRRAQRRIFGPRILDQLAIIALGRAAGFSLDEIGDMLHANGKVQINRQKLTAKAEEIDRSIKQLKAVRDGLRHAANCPEKSHLDCPTFRRLMDAAGSGQLKPLIPAVIKNR
- a CDS encoding isochorismatase family protein, which encodes MRQILLVVDVQSTFSPPNWLVAGIGRVIERIPSIATIELHDEAHTPFQSQLGWRPAAQDTCLVVPDQVFVKHGYTPPAEVLAYLKRFNPDRVLVCGVQTETCVLAAGFALFDAGLHPTLVTDLTVGSSLDRSGQLGISLWEHHFRNTVSSDQLLAGFD
- a CDS encoding aminotransferase-like domain-containing protein — protein: MVSTSTVKSIVQLLAGDIQSGKLPPGGALPTHRQLAARHGVAVASASKVYAQLTAMGLVIGETGRGTFVRDRPLQREWDSDDEARLSRTAADLSFNHPTWAGQADLLRTMLRELAVSGDLAALMHQQPPGGRRHEREIVADFLTAERRIQTKAEQVFLVNGAQQGLDVAIRTLLRPHDCVAVDALTYPGFKMAAHLHGLALKPITYHAGGPDLDALNALCRRERIRAIYAMPTLHNPLGWVLTAQQRHQLANIARQHNCMLIEDASYAFLAGKSPPPLATLAPERTIYVSSLSKSLASGLRFGFVVVPDTYAKQFRSVIRATYWSAPSIITAMATRWIASGAVTKHEKHMRADAQQRQAIARKILGNMAFTAHPNALFLWLPLPEDLRADRIAAALAKNEIAVSKAEAYATTPHVPHALRIGLSSVPLAQLEPTLLRLRQTIEQFPV
- a CDS encoding PaaI family thioesterase, with the translated sequence MSRVAISSGTHPVPVLEFLRRQLNGTLKEGDVTHMRYPTAISQLLGFRIVEIGEGTAVLQFEANAEIHGNQQGTVHGGLLCELADAAIGTAHSTLMQEGESFTSIDLKANFLRPVWVSTLRASACASHRGRTISHYQCEIRRNEDNKVVGTVESVVMTLRGDAAKGR
- a CDS encoding DUF5602 domain-containing protein — translated: MIRPVIAAAATAATFAFAIGGVAAAEPSVLHAPPPAPHKAVSSLVKLPDFIPGMGQLFVDPDSLPAGPFLGYDRDGKLVNTTYMIPLSLMTPEMNLNDLNAPAGSVDHVDIVYNAGHPGVAEPHIHIVLWNVPTNGESRVAK
- a CDS encoding plastocyanin/azurin family copper-binding protein, coding for MKAFVDNARRRVLLSGGAGLLLSALSSRRSVAAEAVEISMSGAASGAHVWFRPRGLFIQPGQTVRWVNHEVGNVHTVTAYHPDNGKPLRIPDGAASWDSGYLMPDESFALQFDKPGIYDYFCIPHEHAGMVGRIVVGHVDASVRPYATTDALLPAAAVAGFPDVAGILKNRD
- the folE gene encoding GTP cyclohydrolase I, producing MLATLPTPSTENRPFMGSSRVSDRIRSRLLAAGHRYHANDNIAAFIENGEMHAMHAEVENCVREMLKALVIDVENDHNTADTAKRVAKMFIREVFQGRYEQAPSITAFPNISQLNELMVVGPIRVRSACSHHLCPIMGKVWIGVRPNASSDLIGLSKYARICEWIMSRPQIQEEAVVMLADELEGHIKPDGLAVVMEASHFCMHWRGIKDDGALMKNVVMRGAFKDDKALRDEFYRHLI
- a CDS encoding RNA polymerase sigma factor, producing the protein MQTTQLKTPLIYSEATPEKELIASAAFGNDEAFEMIMRRHNRLLFRTARSILNSDTEAEDALQEAYLRAWQALPNFRLEAKLSTWLVQIVVNEALGRLRRKSAQIIPLDTTINSSDPEVQASLMDKSDQQPERFAMRAQLRKIIEAHIEQLPDLYRTVFVLRAVEELTTQEVALALKMPEATVRIRYHRARSLLRASLANDIDITLDDAFSFDGARCDRIVNAVLARGKSLHFPRKRGPIDQELT
- a CDS encoding alpha/beta fold hydrolase; this translates as MTQLTYVLVHGAWHTGAELEPTAEHLRSRGHLVMCPTLAGNRPGDDRATIGLEDAAQSLAAYLDEHDLNEVRLVGHSYGGMVISRVADLRPERLARLVYVNAFVPDPGEALNDLVPPHYVELFDAVSAQNNGAVMLPFPVWREAFINDASLSLATSAYEKLNPHPYKTFQDGIVLSQPMAASPVPKSYVNCREDTALPQSLGWHPRLSEKLGLFRYVECSGSHEVWFTDPQAIADAIEKAGRD
- a CDS encoding twin-arginine translocation signal domain-containing protein, with translation MGIKRRDFIKGCAAAGTLMVPGMAMAAQVANANNVQNAAMNARIEKSIKASFGGGFSVQAHTQSAGLTYANIEHFGNRYKVASADLLDWKIVSAV
- a CDS encoding LodA/GoxA family CTQ-dependent oxidase; this encodes MSEQIKRIRIHPGIGLARLGNSDEFFIGPEAPGVVVDPGGSGGPGPNGGTYRDGQARLKRQAQRYRVYAYDANDKVIGELTSDSDAVKSLRWRVHVRNMKSANYAFQGAYLFDPDKLRNPSIQPGKKPIERDQLIIDPGVHTIASGQKDPVVMKGDVFTGIEKGTLPGELRFEGFTPKDPSKEVEVTYTAAKDIELGQLRLDDKDRLVFVAAPGKGESVTTPKVIMSNPSETMSPPNGPDNGQNPLTNQFAYFNIPGWWDDTCGGEIDVTVTLNDGTVLSTRDNVKSETDDGTRNPTNGAWVVTAPPKYSPYMYHVVSIRDRVYEAFPESYPYANQKTNFYRDVYPIFANAVNYGWVSAEAAGLTGETKGRAHGPNQPGNLLNADYLKLLSDPSEQMKPIRQRIYSLMRHAPGKNSKLVDSLMPPPPQRPTSWKNEEFQREEDASKMPKLWGTGGKPLQNEQLGIDLPDQFLSLTDWQLKHMQNWADGNFDVGTPIEPKPFDQLPLNEQPHALDSSALEPTIGGGFHPGIEFPYLIIYREYFAEAFRVGKDVEAGSLAAYMSSPWQGDFWSCNEAWWPTQRPEVVFEYDPATQTRTHKEWFRGYDAEGEPLSSTDGYQQMDYAWPRLGMVLPMKNSDGSFVKDKGSIVFTEQERDPALNKPSTKAS